The Paenibacillus thermoaerophilus genomic interval CCCGTCGGAGACAGCCAGGTGCGCTTCAATATCCGGTATTATCTGTTCGCCCTGATGTTCATTATCTTCGACTTGGAGACCGTTTTTCTCTATCCGTGGGCCGTCGCTTACGGCAAGCTGGGGCTGTTCGCGCTGGTGGAGATGCTGATTTTCGTCAGCCTCTTGGTCGTTGGTCTTATATACGCCTGGAAAAAGAAGGTGCTCACATGGACTTCAATCTAGAGTCGATCCGGCCGGAAGAGCGCAAGGAGCTTGAACGGAACATATTCTTTACGACGTTGGAGCAATTGAAGGGATGGGCGCGCAGCAATTCGCTGTGGCCCCTTACTTTTGGACTTGCCTGCTGCGGCATCGAGATGATGGGCACGGGTGCGTCCCATTACGATCTGGACCGCTTCGGCGTGATTTTCCGGACGTCTCCGCGTCAGTCGGACTGTATGATCGTAGCGGGCACCGTCACGAAAAAGATGGCCCCGCTGCTGCGCCGGCTGTACGATCAGATGCCGGAGCCGAAATGGGTGATCGCCATGGGGTCCTGCGCGACGGCCGGAGGCCCCTATATCCGGTCGTACTCGGTTGTCAAGGGCGTGGATCAGATCGTGCCCGTGGACGTGTATATCCCGGGCTGTCCGCCTAACCCGGCGGCGCTCATCTACGGAATCAACAAGCTGCAGATCAAGATCCGCGAGGAAGCGAAGTACGGGAAGCAGGTGACGGTTACGTGACGGACGAGCGCAAGGACGAATCGTTGGAGCAACCGGCGGCGCCGGAGGAATCTGCGGAGAAGACAGCGCAGGCCGAGGCGGAGCCCCCAGTGGCAACGGATAAGCAGGCGGAGGCCGGATCGAGTCCGGAGCCGGAGAAGCCGCCGGCTTCGGCGGAGGATACGGCCCCGGGTGATAAACAGGCCCCGCGCGCCGCGATGAGCGACGAGGAGCGAGCGGCTAAGATCGCCCGCGCGGCGGAAGCGCGCGCAGCGCGTACAGCCGCCGCCGGGGCTGCCGGGGGGACGGGCGGCCCGGAGCAGAGCGCCGACGAGGAACGGGCGGCCAAGATCGCCCGTGCGGCGGAAGCGCGCGCGGCACGGGCCGCGTCAGGCGCCGCCGGCCATGCCGCCGCCGGAACGGAGACCCCGCCGGCGGAAAAGCCGCCGTCGCCCAATCAGCCGAAGCTGGAAGGGCTCGTGGCGCTTATCCGCGAGGCGGTGTCGGCGGAAGCGGTCGAAGATGCTTTTATCAACGACAAGGATAACGATCTGATTACCCTCGTCATCCATAAGGACCATTGGCTGGATACCGCGCGGCTTCTGAAGGAGCGGGAGGGTTTTAACTATTTGCGGAACTTGTCCGGCGTCGATTACGAGACGCATATGGAAGTGGTGTACCACCTGCTGTCGCTCGAAACCAAGGAACTGGTAGCCGTCAAGGTTCGCACCGATCGGGACCAAGCCTCCGTGCCTTCGGTCACGCCGTTATGGGCGACAGCCGATTGGAACGAGCGGGAGGCGTACGACCTGCTCGGCATCGACTTCCCGGGGCATCCCGATCTGCGCCGCATCATGATGCCGGACAATTGGGTCGGCCATCCGCTGCGCAAAGACTACGAACCGATCGACCCGGAGGTGTAAGGCTTGGCGATCCGAACCGAAGAACTGCTGCTGAACGTCGGTCCTCAGCATCCCAGCACGCACGGCGTATTTCGCATTGTGGTCAAGCTGGACGGCGAAATCATCACCGAAGCGACTCCCGTCATGGGCTATCTCCACAGAGGGACCGAGAAGCTTGCGGAAAACCTTAACTATACGCAGATCATACCTTATACCGACCGGATGGATTACGTGTCGGCGATGACCAACAACTATGTGCTTGTTCATACCGTTGAGAAAATGATGGGGATTCAAGTTCCGGAACGCGCGGATTTTTTGCGCGTGATCGTGATGGAGCTGCAGCGGATCGCCAGCCATCTCGTCTGGTGGGGCACCTATCTGCTCGATCTCGGCGCCATGAGCCCGTTCCTATACGCGTTCCGGGACCGGGAGATCATTATCGATCTGTTTAACGAGCTGTGCGGCGCGCGCCTCACGTACAATTACATGCGGGTCGGCGGCGTCAAATGGGATGCGCCTCCGGGATGGATCGACAAGGTGCGCGATTTCGTTCCCTACATGAGAGAGAAGCTGGAGGAATACAACACGCTGGTCAGCGGCAACGAGATCTTCCTGGCGAGGATCAAGGGCGTCGGCGCCTACGATGCCCAGACCGCCATCGATTACGGGTTAAGCGGAGCGAATCTGCGCTGTACCGGCGTCAAATGGGACGTTCGCAAGGACGAACCGTACAGCTTGTACGAACGATTCGAATTCGACGTGCCCGTGGGCCGGAACGGCGATTGCTACGACCGGTATCTGGTTCGGCTGGAGGAAATCCGGCAGTCGCTGCGCATCCTCGAACAAGCCGTCGAGCAGTTCCCGTCGGGAGGGGAGACGATGGGCAAAGTCCCGCGCATTCTCCGCGTGCCGGAGGGGGAGGCCTATGGCCGGATCGAGTCGCCCCGCGGTGAGATCGGCTGCTATATCGTATCCAAAGGAAAGGATAAGCCGTTCCGCTTGAAATTCCGCCGCCCTTCGTTCGTGAACCTGCAGATTTTGCCCAAGCTGCTGGTCGGCCAGTCGATGACCAATCTGATCACGATCTTGGGTGCGATCGACATCGTCGTCGGGGAGGTCGATTGCTAATGGATCAGTTTTTGGACCAGGCGCTGACGCCGGCGCGCTTCGCCCTATTGCTCGGAGTCGGAGTGGCGGTGCTGCTGATCGTGCTCGGCTTCGTCACGTACGCGATTTATTTCGAGCGCAAAGTGCTCGGATGGATGCAACTGCGGATCGGACCGAACCGGACCGGACCGCTGGGATTGCTGCAGACGGTGGCGGACGTGTTCAAGCTGCTGATCAAGGAAGATACGATTCCGCACAAGGCGGACCGCGGGTTGTTCATTCTCGCGCCTGCGCTTGCGTTTGTTCCTTCCTTCGCCTGCTTGGCCGTGCTGCCGTTCTCCGAAAACCTGCAGCTCGCCAATCTGAACGTCGGACTGCTTTATTACGCGGCGCTGTCCAGCATCACGACGATCGCGATCGTGCTGGGCGGATGGGCGTCCAACAACAAATACGCCTTGCTCGGAGGCATG includes:
- a CDS encoding NuoB/complex I 20 kDa subunit family protein, translating into MDFNLESIRPEERKELERNIFFTTLEQLKGWARSNSLWPLTFGLACCGIEMMGTGASHYDLDRFGVIFRTSPRQSDCMIVAGTVTKKMAPLLRRLYDQMPEPKWVIAMGSCATAGGPYIRSYSVVKGVDQIVPVDVYIPGCPPNPAALIYGINKLQIKIREEAKYGKQVTVT
- a CDS encoding NADH-quinone oxidoreductase subunit D, translating into MAIRTEELLLNVGPQHPSTHGVFRIVVKLDGEIITEATPVMGYLHRGTEKLAENLNYTQIIPYTDRMDYVSAMTNNYVLVHTVEKMMGIQVPERADFLRVIVMELQRIASHLVWWGTYLLDLGAMSPFLYAFRDREIIIDLFNELCGARLTYNYMRVGGVKWDAPPGWIDKVRDFVPYMREKLEEYNTLVSGNEIFLARIKGVGAYDAQTAIDYGLSGANLRCTGVKWDVRKDEPYSLYERFEFDVPVGRNGDCYDRYLVRLEEIRQSLRILEQAVEQFPSGGETMGKVPRILRVPEGEAYGRIESPRGEIGCYIVSKGKDKPFRLKFRRPSFVNLQILPKLLVGQSMTNLITILGAIDIVVGEVDC
- a CDS encoding NADH-quinone oxidoreductase subunit A, whose product is MYNNQYVLVAIFVALGVFLPVAALTIGRWLRPARPVDEKYTTYESGNEPVGDSQVRFNIRYYLFALMFIIFDLETVFLYPWAVAYGKLGLFALVEMLIFVSLLVVGLIYAWKKKVLTWTSI
- a CDS encoding NADH-quinone oxidoreductase subunit C, whose protein sequence is MTDERKDESLEQPAAPEESAEKTAQAEAEPPVATDKQAEAGSSPEPEKPPASAEDTAPGDKQAPRAAMSDEERAAKIARAAEARAARTAAAGAAGGTGGPEQSADEERAAKIARAAEARAARAASGAAGHAAAGTETPPAEKPPSPNQPKLEGLVALIREAVSAEAVEDAFINDKDNDLITLVIHKDHWLDTARLLKEREGFNYLRNLSGVDYETHMEVVYHLLSLETKELVAVKVRTDRDQASVPSVTPLWATADWNEREAYDLLGIDFPGHPDLRRIMMPDNWVGHPLRKDYEPIDPEV